The segment aataaattcttaaaGCTGAATTGGGTTTCTACCATTTCTAAAATCAGATTAACATGGAAACGGAGATGAGAAATTTAGTGCGGGACTTAATCTCTCGAccctcatcatcttcatcttcattaagATCTGTATCCTTGGATACCCCAGAATACTCCTCTCTCTTATTCAGTATTCCAACTACAACCCACATACCAAAAACCCTCAACGAGGCTCCTTCATTGCAACCAATATTACCAGCCACAACTAGTCCACACCAAGAAGTTATGCAAGCATTTGCTCAATTGCGAAACATTCAATTACCGACGCCGGAGAGTGAGCATGCTGCAATAACAAGAGCCATTTTTGCCGTTTTaacttctccttcctcttcatcatcatcatctcatcaaaatcaaaatcaacccCAGCAAAATCTACCTCCCAATTACCGACTGAGCCCCCAACCTAGCGCATTCAAGAAGTATAACTCAGCTTTAGCTTCAGCATCTCACTTGGTAACACGGACAATAAGTCTGCTGAAACGGGCAATTTCATTTTATAGAAGGTTTCATATTTTGAGACGGGAATATGCGTTACAAAACCGCCCCAACATCACTCAATTGCACCACATGATATCGGAGAGAAGAAGACGCGAGAAGCTTAATGAAAGCTTCCAGGCACTAAGATCAATGCTTCCACCAGGAGCTAAGGTATGATATATGTTGAACTGAAGCAGTTTAATCTTCTTCCAGACTCCAGCTATGCTTTAAACTTAAGTAAATATGCAACGGATTTTGTAGAAAGACAAAGCATCATTGCTTATTAGAACAAGAGAGTACCTGAGCAGCTTGAAAGATAAAGTAGCAGAACTTAGTGAAAGAAACCAGAAATTGCAGGCTCAGCTTTCGGCTGCTCCTTCTGCCGTTGTCAAAGAGGTGGGCGCTGAAGAAGGAAGAGGTTCTCACAGACATGAGATTCTTGTCGTTCCTGTTCCTGAATCAACCTCGGAAGAGAGAATCGTCGATTTGAGGGTGAATGTGACAGCAGAATGTTCTATGATGGACTTAATAATCCGAATTCTGGAATTCCTGAAACGGATTAACGATGTGAGCTTGGTGTCCGTAGAAGCCAATACCTCAAGTTCTTCTCATCATGTAATCTTCAGATTGAGAATTCAGGTATGTATCATGtaatcaatataaaatcatGTGTacttactttaaatatataaattgatacatttaatTATGAGATACATACAagtatatatcatttatatattcaaaataaatacttataataTTGCTTTTATGAAATTGTAATGCATATTTTCCACCAGAACCATGCTAAactttctttttggttttttcatcTCATTTAACAAATCATGGCAGGATCTTTCTAACACATAAACtatagagaaaacaaaaaaaaccaacaTCTATTTCCTTAAATTAACCGAGCATTGTTGAAAATACTTTCAATAAGAAAGCTCTATGGTGAAACCCTACAAAGGAAATGTATACTTCTTTGATTAAttgtagttaattttttttcttgaatggATATCATGtgttttaatgtaaaaaatgtTAGAGTAGATAtacaaaatattcttaattcaatgctcaaaataaaattataaaatcctaAGAGGTACCAAGGGAACTAGATGAAGACTATGAGAGGATCATAATAACCCCATAAAATTTGCATCTATATATCTTATAGAAAGACTCCGTCTGAGTGtagattttcttgttttattgaATTAGATTGCAGAAGTGAAGGGTGATAAGTAGATTAAAGTTATGAAATTGTTGAATGCAGGGAAACGAATGGGACGAGTCTGCCTTCCAGGAAGCAGTCAGAAGAGTTGTTTCTGAAATGGCACATTCACAATGATCCGTTATCGTGGATGAGGTTCATCTCCACCACATCACATAATTAATGTATTCATGTATCAATAAATCTATACATACccattataaatatacaaataaatatatatttaatgtgtgtTATTgaatgattagataattttaaattaaaagatgactcacattaaatatatacatatttgtatatccTAAATACATATACATAGCATTTCTCTTCATTTGTATCTATAAGCAGACTTTAGTATTAACATAAATGCCTCCATTTTGTATACTAAATATTAATCAAAGTATGTGTGGCGAGGCCAGATTGATCTAATCTGACAAAagagattgattgattgattgagtACAGAGGTAATATTCAAAGATGGTAAAAAATATCCAATCAGCCTGCCAAACCTGATGTATTTTTTCTTGGTTTAATTCatctcatatttattaatcCATGGACGATGTGTCTGTAAAACAATGGCCATGCCGTCACATCAGATGCGTCGTCGGCTATTTTTTCCTCGGAAGGGAAATAAAAAAGGCCCTTGAGACGGCGGTTTTGACTGACATTTCCCCAGTGGAGGACTCAGAAGAGAAGATCATACTTTAGTTTCagttgttttaatatatatttgagtaaCAAACACGAATGtataaaaactattaaattgatttttactATTATGTTCATGTTGTTTTAATCTGTATTGTCGGGTACATAGTGCTTACACCATTACTCTTAACGACCATAAGCTCGAATTAGATATAACCCAATTGCCTTATCTAGCTATTATATTAGTAAGAGACTCATAAATGAATTTCATGGTTTTATCACAGCTAGGAGTTTTATGCCATTCTATCTCTAGCCTCCAATTCCACACaacttttcaaatcaaaagaAGTGTTGAATGCAATACAGTAGTAAACTACTCttagggccaaaagacttattcctacccaaggtttggttttttcctaaatttttacacgttaaaattttaaaaactcaaatacatatcattttgttaaaattattagttatgattaaaggtaaaattattatttaacaaaaaatattaaaaaaactaaattttatctcatccccccacttaatataaaaaattaacaatttctctctatccaaaatttgaaaagttatcattttttcctatagtttttttttcttctctagcTACCTCCTCTATTCTAGGCAACAGTTAGCCCTTCCCACCCATCTTCCCGTTCCGACTGCTTGGGAGACACCTTGGTGGTCGAACAAACGGACAAAGATGAATCCGAGTTTCTCTTCATCGGATAAAaacaaatcatcttcatctgttTCTTTGACCATTGACAATGTCTCCCGAGTGGCCGAAACAAAAAGATGGGTAGAAGGGTCAGCTATTGGCCAAAACAAAAGAGGTGgccaaagaagagaaaaaaaaattcaagggaaaaatagtaacttttcaaactttagataaaaaaaaaattattgatttttaaaactaaaaaagaaaataaaataaaatttcagttttttaaatattttttattaaataacaatttacttttaatcttaattaaaatttttaatataaaaatagatatttaaatttttaaaattttatagataaaaatttgaaaatgaaccaaacctttgggtgggaataaagaGTTGGCCTACTCTTAAAGATGAGCTTTTGGAAGAGATGTAAATTTACTGGTACGTTGAAGAAATTTGTGACAAGACTGTGACCGCTGATGTAAAATTTGGGTTAGTAAGTAAATGTCAAACAAGGTGGCGCCAGGTGCACTGCAAGCGCTGTCGTTTAGACAAAGgttgatgtttttttttatataatatctcTGATTACGCAttgcaaaaaattatattcaaaggaaAAGGTCAACTCTGTAAGTTTTTTCCGTTACTTTAATATGTCCAAATGCATCCCGTAAGTTTAGCCTACAACATCAAACATGCTCCAGAAATTTCTTAAGTTAAATCCATAAAATTAGGgaatcaatttattataatttattttttattatttatattattttatttcatttataaataatataatattttattatatgacaaataatataatattataataatttttttattattaatagtgtttgatagataatataagagaaaattttattattaatttaatcttagatattaaaatattactaatataatatatattttattatatatttatatttacttattaattaagacaaaaatacttttatttttaattaatataacaaataatatgtaaaatatttcagaataattaaattcaagaatatttaagtaaaataacattttagtaatattttattacacccaaccaaaatataataattatttaaatctatcaatgtttatcaaatatagtaatactttatatccaataatttctaaataatttatttttgtgatataattttttatttttggtaataaaatattatccaaaccaaacgtatttttatagtaattcaaaatttcagacAACAATTACTTCAAATGTAAACAATGGTTTTAAATTACAAGGCACGAGTATTAACCTAGGTATGCAATGCAATTTGTGGattttatacaattttgtaAGATAATTTGAATACGTAATGGCGAAGTTTATTAATACATTTATAGTTCTATCTTTAGGTTATAACGAGGTTGTATCATTAAACAATTTCTTGTATTTTTATGAAGGtcgaattaaataaaatgtgttatgctttgtaaaatttctaatttaCGATAAAACTTATAGATCTCTTTATCTCTAAAAGTTGtacaagtaaataaataataatactagtTCACTTGATCGTTCCCTCAGCCATTATATGTCCAATTTTGTTTTGTCGGTGAATTTGGAATACTCGTTTTGGTCTTCAATTTGAGGTCATTTCATGAGGAATGATACTGTTCAACTGCTCATTAATTCAACACCATGTTTTGGGCAAGAATAGTCATTCATCACATGGAACGTTTGTTGCTCTGAAATTGTTTTCATCTATCAACTGTGCTATATTGATCTATTCTGTACATCGAAGTTCTTGTCttcttatacatataaaattgaatCACGTGAGTTGAATGGTTTAAAATTCAACTACAGGCACGTGAGTAGGCCAAGAAGAATATTAAATTCAAAGGTATAAGCCTGcagatttttgtttaaaattcctttttatattatatttatttaagacTTAAAGAGTGAGTCAGAAGAATTCATGATAGTGGGCCATATATCCTTTTTCAACCTCTAGACTAAATCTTGATCACCAGTTTCTGGCCTTTTTTAACTCCAAAAGTTGAGAAAAAAATCCCCCAAACAATGCATCAATTTAATTGTGATCACACGCACCATCAACTTTTCCATGTTCGAAAAGCTAGAGGACCCACTTGAAgaaatttactaaaattttcctGTAAAACATTGATCCATTTCTTGAACAAATTTCTAAACCAATGGGTCCACATGCACGTGGTGAGAATCGCCAATGGAGATTATTCATTGAATTCAAGAATTCAAGTTCCAGGGGCGGTTGGCTGCAGTGGGAAGGCCATGCCGCAACAGAGGAAAATACAAAAGTAATTAAGATTGTTTCTATAACTTGAAAATTTCCATTTCTATTACGTAGCATAAGGAATGTTCCTGACTTTGACAATTAGTAATGAAGATGACTCTGAAAATTTGTCGAAAGTGGGATAGCATGCAGCTATGAACCCAAGGCCTTCACTGTCTGATCAAATTCTTCTTCATTGACCTCTGAAATTCACAATTCCCACATGCAACTAATAAATCAGGAGGCAGCGGCAGATCCCGTACAACAATGAGCCTAGCCCATGGAATGAGGCAAGCTTCAATCAATGTTTAATACATTTGTACACCTATGCTTCAACTGCAGCTACTGCTTCCTCATCGATACCATCAGGTGTAACTGTATCTTTGGAAGAGTGTCCATCAGTAGCCACAGCATCTGGTTCATTGTCAGAAATTAGAAGCTTCTCTTTCAGCTTCGTAATGAGTTCTTCCCTCACAGAATCATTCCCAGACAGAAACCTTTTAAAGACATCCTTACCATGAAAACTCTGACCATTAAGACCAAAGAATGAACCAGACTTggttacaaatttatattttagagcCAAGTCGATGATCTCTGCTTCTCGGCATATCCCCTTGCCAAACTCCAGTTCAAACTGGGCAGTTTTAAATGGAGGGGCAAGTTTGTTCTTAACAATCTTTGCCTGTACTGTACTTCCAATAGTCTGCAAAGTGCAAAAATATCAAACAGATGCTTTACCCCATGAACATAAACCATAAAGAGATCTACCTTAAccagaaaaattataataatcagTACTACAGAGACAAACTATCCATATAACTTAGTGTAACATGATGCCATTAAAGAAGTGAAAATAAGAGGAAAtcaaacaagttaaaaaaaGGTTGTGACAATCTTGAAGAAGAACCCATCAATTTATGTGTAGCATTATTCTTATAAATGTGTTAAATcatctacttttttttttttttgataactgAAGACGTTGTCTGTATTTGTTGGACGGATAAACTCGAGATACAATAATCAAACTTACAACTATTACATTAGGTAAGTCTATCCATATTTGTTGGACAAGTAAACTTGGGACACAATGACCGGACCCACAACCATTGCACCAAGTAAGTTAAAGTTTCATAAATGTAGCAAAGACTCGAACCCAAGTGTTCTCCTTGGAAGTTCTAATGTTCCACCAGTTTTGTTAACCCTTGGGGTCAATCACCTGCCCTTTATTTGTGCGTAACTGTGCTATACTTGAGAAAGCATTTTTGACCAAGTGTAAATATAGATTGATCTGATAACAAGACACTGGACCAATTAATTACTAGTCCCATGAAGAGCAGAGAAATCCCTCAATGTGGGCAGCATTCTAAATGAGGATGATCTGATGCCTGACAGACATGCAGGGTGGCAAAAGTGAGGTCTAAATCCGAGAAAATGCCCCCAGAAATTTGTTACAACAAACATACACTGGGTGTTGTCCAGCAATAGAAAGTGTCCCAGCATATAATTGTTTCACTGCCCTTGTAGGATCAGGCATAGACCCTCTTGGGATGGGCCTTTAAGCTGCTAAATTTATTTGCAAGTACTTGATTGAGAAGACAAGATTTACTTTTGATTTATATTCGAATGATTTCCTCAAGAGAATTATGTGATACTATTGGGCCCCCATTATGTGTCTTAGTAAACCCACTTCTCATGGATGCATGAGAGAGAGGTGGGGGAGGGGAATAAAGATTTTTACCTCTTCACCCTTCTTGACAAGCCCTATTCTCTTAATATTTATGCGAACTGAAGCATAGAACTTCAAGGCATTCCCACCACATGTAACTTCA is part of the Mangifera indica cultivar Alphonso chromosome 13, CATAS_Mindica_2.1, whole genome shotgun sequence genome and harbors:
- the LOC123195291 gene encoding putative transcription factor bHLH041 — protein: MDTVFLLEDVARANFLRSVMQSFGCTYICLWSYYELAHCLVCWDGCFHEDNSQPSPSSGTISRRLFDEYCKSVIAVVENDRVPGLAFKNNQHYIELNEADLQRLASNDAQRLFYQEARIKTAVFMASKNGEIELGFSRMTQINMETEMRNLVRDLISRPSSSSSSLRSVSLDTPEYSSLLFSIPTTTHIPKTLNEAPSLQPILPATTSPHQEVMQAFAQLRNIQLPTPESEHAAITRAIFAVLTSPSSSSSSSHQNQNQPQQNLPPNYRLSPQPSAFKKYNSALASASHLVTRTISLLKRAISFYRRFHILRREYALQNRPNITQLHHMISERRRREKLNESFQALRSMLPPGAKKDKASLLIRTREYLSSLKDKVAELSERNQKLQAQLSAAPSAVVKEVGAEEGRGSHRHEILVVPVPESTSEERIVDLRVNVTAECSMMDLIIRILEFLKRINDVSLVSVEANTSSSSHHVIFRLRIQGNEWDESAFQEAVRRVVSEMAHSQ